From a single Streptomyces liliifuscus genomic region:
- a CDS encoding DUF3068 domain-containing protein produces the protein MRRTASPFSLVVLGLGVFLLVLAPLLAWYVEPRAQRTPVDIDSKTVFTGTGSYFDTDEIETVRDKKITITRQVRGDVADSEKSGRAVWDVSTSVDTDKSLPAADPHDSLQWTMERWVTDRKTNKPVHCCDEEPYYEGEAYLKFPFDVQKRSYIWWDSTLGSTVTLAYKGTKKIQGYEGLRFTGTVPATKTGTRLVPGTIVGEKDGGQVLAEEWYANHGIELVADQRTGRIIYAAIGPRKTLRAPGGDKDAVVLLDSERIAFTTETQKEQVDLADTDSGMLRMVGQTLPIGTGVAGFLLALVGVVLVVRGRPHPETSESSQQPLTM, from the coding sequence ATGCGCCGTACTGCCTCACCCTTTTCACTGGTCGTCCTGGGTCTGGGCGTGTTCCTGCTCGTCCTGGCCCCCCTGCTCGCCTGGTACGTCGAGCCACGTGCTCAACGCACGCCCGTGGACATCGACTCGAAGACCGTCTTCACCGGTACGGGCAGCTATTTCGACACGGACGAGATCGAGACCGTCCGCGACAAGAAGATCACCATCACCCGCCAGGTCCGCGGCGATGTCGCCGACAGCGAGAAGAGCGGCCGGGCCGTCTGGGACGTGTCCACGTCCGTGGACACCGACAAGTCGCTGCCCGCCGCCGATCCCCATGACTCGCTGCAGTGGACCATGGAGCGCTGGGTCACCGACCGCAAGACGAACAAGCCGGTCCACTGCTGCGACGAGGAGCCTTACTACGAGGGCGAGGCGTATCTGAAGTTCCCCTTCGACGTGCAGAAACGCTCCTACATCTGGTGGGACAGCACGCTCGGCTCGACCGTCACCCTGGCGTACAAGGGCACGAAGAAGATCCAGGGGTACGAGGGCCTCCGCTTCACCGGAACCGTGCCCGCCACCAAGACCGGAACCCGGCTCGTACCGGGCACGATCGTGGGCGAGAAGGACGGCGGCCAGGTGCTCGCCGAGGAGTGGTACGCCAACCACGGCATCGAGCTCGTGGCCGACCAGCGCACCGGCCGGATCATCTACGCGGCGATCGGCCCCCGCAAGACGCTCCGGGCTCCCGGCGGCGACAAGGACGCCGTGGTGCTGCTCGACAGCGAGCGGATCGCCTTCACCACCGAGACCCAGAAGGAACAGGTCGATCTCGCCGACACGGACAGCGGAATGCTGCGCATGGTGGGGCAGACGTTGCCGATCGGGACGGGTGTGGCGGGCTTCCTGCTCGCACTTGTGGGGGTCGTTTTGGTGGTACGCGGGCGTCCGCATCCCGAAACGTCCGAGAGCTCCCAGCAGCCGCTCACAATGTGA
- a CDS encoding PucR family transcriptional regulator, translating into MALRRGPVTVRSAWHDVPRLQVRQFAALAMAEAPVLAEEILQEIRHEYPHLPVVLDDSGEPMALVGIRRAIEVFVQHLETAEGRPRVHPEVFQEFGRGEGLHGRSLDSLQAIYRLGVRLAWRRFAEIGTRVEIPPPAMYELVDAGYEYLDGLVDQSVRGYAEAAARQAGERLRLQRRLMELLLAEHHRGDPAEALSERAARIGWPLPDKVAVGVLLRPAREAVAPAVGQGVLLDMEYEQPRMVVPEPDAAGRPELLHRALTGWAGAIGPPVPLADAAKSLRWAEAAVRLMERGLLPPGEVLYCTEHTEALVLLQPEELIDDLALRCLEPLAHCGPTHGRRLAETLLAWLETRGGAPEVAARLGVHPQTVRYRLRQIRELWGDEVDDPDRRFELELVLRAQRLRGELGDPRARR; encoded by the coding sequence ATGGCCCTACGCCGGGGACCCGTCACCGTGCGCTCGGCCTGGCACGACGTGCCGCGCCTCCAGGTGCGCCAGTTCGCGGCGCTCGCCATGGCCGAGGCGCCCGTACTCGCCGAGGAGATCCTTCAGGAAATACGTCACGAATATCCCCATCTGCCCGTCGTGCTCGACGACTCGGGCGAACCGATGGCGCTCGTCGGGATCCGGCGGGCCATCGAGGTGTTCGTCCAGCACCTGGAGACCGCCGAGGGCCGCCCGCGCGTCCACCCCGAGGTCTTCCAGGAGTTCGGCCGCGGCGAGGGCCTGCACGGCCGCAGCCTCGACTCGCTCCAGGCGATCTACCGGCTCGGCGTACGCCTCGCCTGGCGCCGTTTCGCCGAGATCGGGACGCGGGTGGAGATACCGCCGCCCGCGATGTACGAGCTGGTCGACGCCGGTTACGAGTACCTGGACGGGCTGGTCGACCAGTCCGTACGCGGATACGCCGAGGCCGCCGCCCGGCAGGCCGGGGAACGCCTGCGTCTGCAACGGCGGTTGATGGAACTGCTGCTCGCCGAGCACCACCGGGGCGATCCGGCCGAGGCGCTCTCGGAGCGGGCCGCCCGGATCGGCTGGCCGCTGCCGGACAAGGTCGCGGTGGGCGTACTGCTGCGGCCCGCCCGCGAGGCCGTCGCGCCCGCCGTCGGACAGGGTGTGCTCCTCGACATGGAGTACGAGCAGCCCCGGATGGTCGTGCCCGAGCCGGACGCCGCCGGGCGCCCCGAGCTGCTGCACCGGGCGCTCACGGGGTGGGCCGGCGCGATCGGTCCGCCCGTCCCGCTGGCCGACGCGGCGAAGTCGCTGCGCTGGGCCGAGGCGGCGGTACGGCTCATGGAGCGCGGGCTGCTGCCACCGGGCGAGGTGCTGTACTGCACCGAGCACACGGAGGCGCTGGTCCTGCTGCAGCCCGAGGAACTGATCGACGACCTGGCGCTGCGGTGTCTGGAGCCGCTCGCTCACTGCGGGCCCACGCACGGGCGGCGGCTCGCGGAGACCCTGCTGGCGTGGCTGGAGACGCGGGGCGGGGCTCCCGAGGTGGCCGCGCGCCTTGGGGTCCATCCACAGACCGTGCGGTATCGCCTCCGGCAGATTCGGGAACTGTGGGGCGACGAGGTCGACGATCCGGACCGTCGCTTCGAGCTGGAACTGGTGCTGCGCGCTCAGCGGCTTCGGGGGGAACTGGGCGATCCCCGCGCCCGGCGATAA
- a CDS encoding IclR family transcriptional regulator, producing MGRLVPAVTRALDILELFLDGDGTLSAPDIVRKLQLPRTTVHELVTTLAARSYITPVPGQPGRYRLGVRPYQLGSRYSEQLDLAAEGQQVARSVAETCDETVHVAILEGTDVIYIAKVDSTHAVRMVSAAGRRLPAHCTSVGKMLLASLSEPELTSRIPDDADLVRMTPNSITEPAALREALTEIRARGIAVESRESNPDVSCVAAPVRDRTGQVVAALSISVPMIRWSDERRGELEQLAAKGAGELSERLGHRSVG from the coding sequence GTGGGACGCCTCGTACCTGCCGTAACCAGGGCTCTCGACATACTGGAGCTATTTCTCGACGGAGACGGCACGCTCTCCGCTCCCGACATCGTGCGCAAGCTCCAGTTGCCGCGCACCACCGTGCACGAGCTGGTGACGACACTTGCCGCCCGTTCGTACATCACGCCCGTACCGGGTCAGCCGGGACGTTACCGGCTCGGGGTGCGCCCGTACCAGCTCGGCAGCCGCTATTCCGAGCAGCTCGACCTCGCCGCCGAGGGTCAGCAGGTCGCCCGGTCCGTCGCGGAGACCTGCGACGAGACCGTGCACGTGGCGATCCTGGAGGGCACGGACGTCATCTACATCGCCAAGGTCGACTCCACGCACGCCGTGCGCATGGTGTCCGCCGCGGGCCGCCGGCTGCCCGCCCACTGCACCTCCGTGGGCAAGATGCTGCTCGCCTCGCTCTCCGAGCCCGAGCTGACCTCGCGGATCCCCGACGACGCCGACCTGGTCCGGATGACGCCCAACAGCATCACCGAGCCGGCCGCCCTGCGTGAGGCCCTCACCGAGATCCGCGCCCGCGGCATCGCGGTGGAGAGCCGAGAGTCGAACCCCGACGTCAGCTGTGTCGCCGCGCCGGTGCGCGACCGCACGGGGCAGGTCGTGGCCGCGCTCTCCATCTCCGTGCCGATGATCCGCTGGAGCGACGAGCGCCGCGGCGAGCTGGAGCAGCTCGCCGCGAAGGGCGCCGGCGAGCTGTCGGAGCGGCTCGGGCACCGGAGCGTGGGATGA
- a CDS encoding SMP-30/gluconolactonase/LRE family protein — protein MTYAYEVAVRAEAALGEGPTWDADAQRLIWIDILGSRVHTYDPVSGRRTVMATEQHVGAAKPRANGGLIVNLRDGVGLYGPGGGPSGVSGASGAVGDLDGGGDSDGSSDSDGSGGFRWLHREVVPGRRANDAAVAPDGALWAGTMRYDEAPGGGTLSRVAPDGTVETVLDDVAVSNGTGWSPDGRLMYYIDSPTRRIDVFDFDGQRATGRRELAVVEEGDGFPDGLTVDADGCVWVALWDGGAVRRYTPDGKLDRVVELPVPRPTACTFGGADLTDLYITTARTGLEAPHPLAGSVLVVPGAGKGLLQPPFAG, from the coding sequence ATGACGTACGCGTACGAGGTCGCCGTCCGGGCGGAGGCGGCCCTCGGCGAAGGCCCCACCTGGGACGCCGATGCTCAGCGGCTGATCTGGATCGACATCCTCGGCTCCCGGGTCCACACCTACGACCCGGTCTCCGGCCGCCGCACGGTCATGGCGACCGAGCAGCACGTGGGCGCCGCGAAGCCGCGCGCGAACGGCGGGCTGATCGTCAACCTCCGCGACGGCGTGGGCCTTTACGGGCCGGGCGGGGGGCCTTCGGGTGTCTCGGGTGCGTCGGGTGCCGTAGGTGACTTGGACGGCGGGGGCGACTCGGACGGTTCGAGCGACTCGGATGGCTCGGGCGGTTTTCGGTGGTTGCACCGAGAGGTCGTCCCCGGTCGCCGCGCCAACGACGCGGCGGTCGCGCCCGACGGCGCCCTGTGGGCGGGCACCATGCGCTACGACGAGGCGCCGGGCGGCGGCACGCTCTCCCGTGTCGCCCCCGACGGCACGGTCGAGACGGTTCTCGACGACGTGGCGGTGAGCAACGGCACGGGCTGGAGCCCCGACGGCCGCCTCATGTACTACATCGACTCGCCGACCCGCCGGATCGACGTCTTCGACTTCGACGGCCAACGGGCCACCGGCAGGCGCGAGTTGGCGGTCGTCGAGGAGGGCGACGGCTTCCCCGACGGCCTCACCGTCGACGCCGACGGCTGCGTCTGGGTCGCCCTGTGGGACGGCGGCGCGGTCCGCCGTTACACCCCGGACGGCAAGCTGGACCGTGTCGTGGAACTGCCCGTCCCACGCCCGACGGCCTGCACGTTCGGCGGCGCCGACCTGACCGATCTGTACATCACGACGGCCCGTACGGGTCTGGAGGCGCCGCATCCCCTCGCAGGCTCGGTGCTCGTCGTCCCCGGGGCGGGCAAGGGCCTGCTCCAGCCTCCGTTCGCCGGCTGA
- a CDS encoding transposase, with the protein MNEHKKPFRPVRDPFVVQDATGVAIRERLKDLTPQDDKVLRLVGTHLGSLAATDLALYSRAGFERTNQTWATRKQDVTAQSSSRWAGAVTKGTHDQYALARRGQFAYRDKLTDGIRMLGHRLSLPIGEKGTKGRPGGYRSQAEWFRKSRRLHILKARLAAVQEDIATGRVHVVRGGKRLANNRHNLAAAELTKTGWRERWEAARWFLSADGESGKRFGNETIRVAPDGEVSIKLPKPLQHLANSPRGRYVLTSRIAFQHRGQEWADRIAHNRAVAYEIHYDVAKDRWYLTASWKRPVVQAIGLDAARAGGLIGVDTNADHFAAYRLDAHGNPVGDPQRFWYDLTGNADHRDAQLRHALSQLLRWATRTGVTAIAVEDLDFSDGKTRERFGRKKRFRQLIHGIPTSKVKARLVNMAAEHGLALVAVDPAYTSKWGAEHWKTPLTSSKRAMTRHDAAGIAIGRRALGHPIRRRTKPPRHHQSDGGGHRTFQADRGTRGREELRRTRNGTSPQRVATGRAVTAGNQRAQHRSGHAAEHGFWQQDSLPLSF; encoded by the coding sequence GTGAACGAACACAAGAAGCCGTTCCGTCCGGTTCGGGACCCGTTCGTGGTCCAGGACGCGACGGGTGTCGCGATCCGTGAACGGCTCAAGGACCTCACACCCCAGGACGACAAGGTCCTGCGCCTGGTCGGCACCCACCTCGGTTCTCTCGCAGCCACTGACCTCGCCCTGTACTCGCGGGCCGGTTTCGAGCGCACCAACCAGACTTGGGCCACTCGCAAGCAGGATGTCACCGCCCAGTCGTCGTCGCGTTGGGCCGGTGCCGTCACCAAGGGCACCCACGACCAGTACGCCCTGGCCCGCCGCGGCCAGTTCGCGTACCGCGACAAGCTCACCGACGGCATCCGCATGCTTGGCCACCGCCTGTCCCTCCCGATCGGAGAGAAGGGCACCAAGGGCAGGCCGGGTGGGTACCGGTCGCAGGCGGAGTGGTTCCGCAAGTCCCGCCGACTCCACATCCTCAAGGCCCGTCTCGCGGCCGTGCAGGAGGACATCGCGACCGGTCGGGTGCACGTCGTGCGCGGAGGGAAGAGACTCGCGAACAACCGGCACAACCTGGCCGCCGCCGAGCTCACCAAGACCGGATGGCGGGAACGCTGGGAGGCCGCCCGCTGGTTTTTGAGCGCGGACGGCGAGTCGGGGAAGCGGTTCGGGAACGAGACGATCCGCGTCGCCCCGGACGGCGAGGTCTCGATCAAGCTGCCCAAGCCGCTTCAGCACCTGGCCAACAGCCCGCGCGGCCGGTACGTCCTGACCAGCCGCATCGCGTTCCAGCACCGGGGCCAGGAGTGGGCCGACCGCATCGCCCACAACCGTGCGGTCGCGTACGAGATCCACTACGACGTGGCCAAGGACCGCTGGTACCTGACCGCCTCGTGGAAGCGCCCCGTCGTACAGGCCATCGGGCTGGACGCGGCGCGGGCGGGCGGACTGATCGGCGTGGACACGAACGCCGACCACTTCGCCGCGTACCGCCTCGATGCGCACGGCAACCCGGTCGGTGACCCGCAGCGCTTCTGGTACGACCTCACCGGCAACGCGGACCACCGCGACGCGCAGCTGCGCCACGCACTCAGCCAGTTGCTGCGCTGGGCCACCCGGACCGGCGTCACCGCGATCGCCGTCGAGGACCTGGACTTCTCTGACGGGAAGACCCGCGAGAGGTTCGGCCGCAAGAAGCGCTTCCGGCAGCTCATCCACGGCATCCCCACCAGCAAGGTCAAGGCCAGGCTGGTGAACATGGCCGCTGAGCACGGTCTGGCCCTGGTCGCCGTCGACCCGGCGTATACCTCCAAGTGGGGCGCCGAGCACTGGAAGACACCCCTGACCAGCAGCAAGCGTGCGATGACCCGCCACGACGCGGCGGGCATCGCGATCGGAAGGCGCGCCCTCGGGCACCCGATCCGGCGACGGACGAAACCGCCCCGCCACCACCAGAGCGATGGTGGCGGGCATCGGACCTTCCAGGCCGATCGTGGTACTCGGGGGCGTGAGGAACTCCGCCGGACACGGAACGGAACCAGCCCCCAGAGGGTGGCGACCGGCCGTGCAGTAACAGCGGGGAACCAGCGTGCCCAACACCGTTCGGGACACGCGGCTGAACATGGGTTCTGGCAACAGGACTCACTCCCGCTCAGCTTTTAG
- a CDS encoding IS607 family transposase, translating into MNLTEWAKAQGVHPQTARRWFREGTLPVPAMRVGPRTILVNIEASQAVDVTGGAGLYARVSSHDQKADLERQVARLAKWAAKAGCQVVRVESEIASGMNGARVNVRRLLADPAVTTVVVERKDRLGQMNIELVEAALAAHGRRLVVLDEGEAEDGLVRDMTEVLTSFCARLYGRRSAMNRAQKALEAAAE; encoded by the coding sequence GTGAATCTGACTGAGTGGGCGAAGGCCCAGGGTGTCCACCCGCAGACCGCACGCCGCTGGTTTCGTGAGGGAACGTTGCCGGTGCCCGCGATGCGGGTGGGTCCGCGCACGATCCTGGTGAACATCGAGGCCAGCCAGGCCGTCGATGTCACCGGTGGTGCGGGCCTGTACGCCCGGGTCTCCTCCCATGACCAGAAGGCTGACCTGGAGCGGCAGGTCGCGCGCCTCGCCAAGTGGGCGGCGAAGGCCGGGTGCCAGGTCGTGCGGGTGGAGTCGGAGATCGCCTCGGGCATGAACGGAGCGCGGGTGAACGTGCGACGCCTGCTGGCTGACCCGGCCGTGACGACCGTGGTCGTCGAGCGCAAGGACCGCCTGGGCCAGATGAATATTGAGCTCGTCGAGGCCGCCCTGGCTGCGCACGGCCGCCGCCTGGTCGTCCTCGACGAGGGCGAGGCCGAGGACGGCCTGGTCCGCGACATGACCGAGGTCCTGACATCGTTCTGCGCCCGCCTGTACGGACGCCGCTCGGCGATGAACCGCGCGCAGAAAGCGCTTGAGGCTGCCGCGGAGTGA
- the arfA gene encoding arabinosylfuranosidase ArfA has product MQDKARFTLDPAFTIGQVNPRLFGSFVEHLGRCVYTGIFEPDHPAADEAGLRTDVLELVRELGVTAVRYPGGNFVSGYKWEDSVGPAEERPRRLDLAWRSTESNRFGLSEYIAFLKKIGPQAEPMMAVNLGTRGVAEALELQEYANHPAGTALSEQRIAHGDKDPFGIRMWCLGNEMDGPWQTGHKTAEEYGRVAAETARAMRQIDPSVELVACGSSSQSMPTFAEWEATVLAETYDLVDYVSLHAYYEPQDGDLDSFLASAVDMESFIENVVATCDHIGARLKSKKKINLSFDEWNVWYISGWHAIENSADRDWAEAPRLLEDNYSVMDAVVFGSLLIALLRHADRVTVACLAQLVNVIAPIMTEPGGPAWRQTTFFPFAQASRYGRGQVLDVRVDSPTHETKKYGETDLLHATAVRAEDGSVTVFAVNRSRTEALPLEVALNRLELTSVVEHSVLADADPDARNTLAEPDRVAPRTVQGATLRDGTLSAVLEPLSWNVIRLA; this is encoded by the coding sequence ATGCAGGACAAGGCCCGCTTCACCCTCGACCCCGCCTTCACCATCGGCCAGGTCAACCCCCGTCTCTTCGGCTCGTTCGTGGAACACCTCGGCCGCTGCGTCTACACCGGCATCTTCGAGCCGGACCACCCGGCGGCAGACGAGGCGGGCCTGCGGACGGACGTGCTGGAGCTCGTCCGCGAGCTCGGCGTCACCGCCGTCCGCTACCCCGGCGGCAACTTCGTCTCCGGCTACAAGTGGGAGGACTCGGTCGGCCCGGCCGAGGAGCGGCCCCGCCGGCTCGACCTCGCCTGGCGGTCGACGGAGTCCAACCGCTTCGGGCTCTCCGAGTACATCGCCTTCCTGAAGAAGATCGGCCCGCAGGCCGAGCCGATGATGGCGGTCAACCTCGGGACCAGGGGAGTGGCGGAGGCCCTGGAACTCCAGGAGTACGCCAACCACCCGGCCGGCACCGCCCTGTCCGAGCAGCGGATCGCCCACGGCGACAAGGACCCGTTCGGCATCAGGATGTGGTGCCTCGGGAACGAGATGGACGGCCCCTGGCAGACCGGCCACAAGACCGCCGAGGAGTACGGACGGGTCGCCGCCGAGACCGCCCGCGCGATGCGGCAGATCGACCCCTCCGTCGAACTGGTCGCCTGTGGTTCCTCCAGTCAGTCCATGCCGACCTTCGCCGAGTGGGAGGCGACGGTCCTGGCGGAGACGTACGACCTCGTCGACTACGTCTCCCTGCACGCCTACTACGAGCCCCAGGACGGCGACCTCGACTCCTTCCTGGCCTCCGCCGTGGACATGGAGTCGTTCATCGAGAACGTCGTCGCCACCTGCGACCACATCGGCGCGAGGCTCAAGTCGAAGAAGAAGATCAACCTCTCCTTCGACGAATGGAACGTCTGGTACATCTCGGGGTGGCACGCGATCGAGAACTCCGCCGATCGGGACTGGGCGGAGGCCCCCCGCCTCCTTGAGGACAACTACAGCGTGATGGACGCCGTCGTCTTCGGCTCGCTGCTCATCGCTCTGCTGCGGCACGCGGACCGGGTGACCGTCGCCTGTCTGGCCCAGCTCGTCAACGTCATCGCACCGATCATGACCGAGCCGGGCGGTCCGGCCTGGCGGCAGACGACGTTCTTCCCGTTCGCGCAGGCCTCGCGGTACGGGCGCGGGCAGGTCCTCGACGTACGGGTCGACTCGCCCACGCACGAGACGAAGAAGTACGGGGAGACCGACCTGCTGCACGCCACCGCCGTGCGTGCGGAGGACGGCTCGGTCACCGTCTTCGCGGTCAACCGCAGCCGGACGGAGGCACTGCCGCTCGAAGTCGCCCTGAACAGGCTGGAGTTGACCTCGGTCGTCGAGCACAGCGTGCTCGCGGACGCCGATCCGGACGCCCGCAACACGCTCGCCGAGCCGGACCGGGTCGCTCCGCGGACCGTGCAGGGGGCCACGCTCCGGGACGGCACCCTGAGTGCCGTCCTGGAGCCGCTGTCCTGGAACGTGATCCGGCTGGCCTGA
- a CDS encoding sulfite exporter TauE/SafE family protein, translated as MRTLVLLALAGLGAQLVDGSLGMAYGVTSTTLLLSMGTNPAAASATVHLAEIGTTLMSGASHWRFGNVDWKVVARIGVPGAAGAFLGATVLSGLSTGTAEPVMSLILLGLGLYVLSRFTFRGLPKGNLGKPLRKRFLSPLGLVAGFLDATGGGGWGPVGTPALLAGGRMEPRKVIGSIDTSEFLVAVAASLGFLFSLGSQGLNWGWVAAFLLGGMVAAPVAAWLVRLLPPRVLGSAVGGVIVVTNVRTLLRSDWVAASGAVSVVVYVVVYAAWVSAVTYSVRAHRREKALEEEAGERRAVAV; from the coding sequence ATGCGCACGCTGGTACTGCTCGCCCTGGCGGGCCTCGGTGCCCAGCTGGTGGACGGCAGCCTCGGCATGGCCTACGGCGTGACCTCGACCACCCTGCTGCTCTCCATGGGCACCAACCCGGCCGCCGCCTCGGCCACCGTCCATCTCGCCGAGATCGGTACGACGCTGATGTCCGGCGCCTCGCACTGGCGGTTCGGGAACGTGGACTGGAAGGTCGTCGCCAGGATCGGCGTACCCGGGGCGGCCGGGGCCTTCCTCGGCGCGACCGTGCTGTCCGGGCTGTCCACCGGGACCGCCGAGCCGGTGATGTCGCTGATCCTGCTGGGGCTCGGGCTGTACGTGCTGTCCCGGTTCACGTTCCGCGGCCTGCCCAAGGGCAACCTCGGCAAGCCGCTGCGCAAACGGTTCCTGTCGCCGCTCGGCCTGGTCGCCGGGTTCCTGGACGCGACCGGGGGAGGCGGCTGGGGCCCGGTCGGTACGCCGGCGTTGCTGGCCGGCGGCCGGATGGAGCCGCGCAAGGTGATCGGGTCCATCGACACGAGCGAGTTCCTCGTGGCCGTGGCCGCGAGTCTCGGCTTTCTCTTCTCGCTCGGCTCCCAGGGGCTGAACTGGGGGTGGGTCGCCGCGTTTCTGCTCGGCGGGATGGTGGCGGCGCCGGTGGCGGCGTGGCTGGTGCGGTTGCTGCCGCCGCGGGTGCTGGGGTCCGCGGTGGGCGGCGTCATCGTCGTCACCAATGTGCGTACGTTGCTGAGGAGCGACTGGGTTGCGGCGTCGGGGGCGGTCAGCGTGGTGGTTTATGTCGTGGTTTATGCGGCTTGGGTCTCGGCTGTGACCTACTCGGTCCGGGCGCATCGGAGGGAGAAGGCGTTGGAGGAGGAGGCGGGGGAGCGGCGGGCCGTTGCCGTCTAG
- a CDS encoding helix-turn-helix domain-containing protein, with protein sequence MSRAVEALGQTESLDELLRLVRRHGSPAEVLRWLGRRIGADAAWIGRRGAVEAATAGFPRQLADELRDQVARLTHGRLAAATTQAGELEVHLEAFGAREPRPVLVTVSASALPRESVLLASQAGGLLELLGRASEGDAGSRGYEAKAAQLRFAVLTALLAGDVTLARRMTTGDVPPLLNAERVRVHLLHCPPADRDRLARTYLDSSGYHGPGLMVNCPVFKEQLICPVAEDPELGGRFQQGEMLRRLVRENPGYALGVSRPHPLAATGEAYGEAVHALAVARNSPDRLAAYRGRPSLVHVLPRRAALAWARAYLEPLHDAPKPTVDVVRLAVTFTRSGVARLLHLSRTTVTAHCRRAEEALGIDLGEVRTRATLDLALSLSPLQPDPTDAVQPVAPPLGELLRTAPATAWAEPFLRPLQDSRHRDLYRTVEAWIDANTDAQRTAAQVGLSRNTVRAHLRAAERLLNRDLLTTGSGIHDLVHALRVTTAHRAHPTDESGHRARWSPKHAAS encoded by the coding sequence GTGAGTCGGGCTGTGGAGGCGCTGGGGCAGACGGAGAGTCTCGACGAACTGCTGCGGCTCGTACGGCGGCACGGGAGCCCCGCGGAAGTGCTGAGGTGGCTCGGGCGGCGGATCGGGGCGGACGCCGCGTGGATCGGCCGCCGGGGCGCGGTCGAGGCGGCGACGGCGGGCTTCCCCCGGCAGCTCGCCGACGAACTGCGTGACCAGGTGGCACGCCTGACCCACGGACGGCTGGCCGCGGCCACGACGCAGGCCGGCGAGCTGGAGGTGCACCTGGAGGCCTTCGGCGCACGCGAGCCGCGTCCGGTGCTGGTGACGGTCAGCGCCTCGGCGCTTCCCCGCGAGTCCGTGCTGCTGGCGTCGCAGGCCGGTGGCCTCCTCGAACTGCTGGGACGTGCCTCGGAGGGCGACGCCGGCTCACGCGGGTACGAGGCGAAGGCCGCGCAGCTGCGGTTCGCGGTCCTGACCGCCCTGCTGGCCGGGGACGTCACCCTGGCGCGGCGGATGACCACGGGTGACGTACCGCCGCTGCTGAACGCGGAGCGCGTACGGGTCCATCTCCTGCACTGCCCGCCCGCCGACCGTGACCGGCTGGCCAGGACCTATCTGGACTCGTCGGGCTACCACGGCCCGGGTCTGATGGTGAACTGCCCGGTGTTCAAGGAGCAGTTGATCTGCCCCGTCGCCGAGGACCCGGAGCTCGGCGGCCGTTTCCAGCAGGGCGAGATGCTGCGCCGGCTGGTCAGGGAGAACCCCGGGTACGCGCTGGGCGTCAGCAGGCCCCATCCGCTGGCCGCCACGGGCGAGGCGTACGGCGAGGCCGTGCACGCCCTGGCCGTCGCCCGCAACTCCCCCGACCGGCTGGCCGCCTACCGGGGACGGCCCTCGCTGGTGCACGTACTGCCCCGCCGGGCGGCCCTCGCCTGGGCGCGCGCCTATCTGGAGCCGCTGCACGACGCCCCCAAGCCGACCGTGGACGTCGTCCGCCTGGCCGTGACGTTCACCCGGTCCGGCGTGGCCCGTCTGCTGCACCTCAGCCGCACCACCGTCACGGCCCACTGCCGCCGGGCGGAGGAGGCCCTGGGCATCGACCTGGGCGAGGTACGCACGCGTGCCACGCTCGATCTGGCCCTGTCCCTCAGTCCCCTGCAGCCCGATCCCACCGACGCAGTCCAGCCGGTCGCACCACCGCTCGGCGAACTCCTGCGCACGGCTCCCGCCACCGCCTGGGCGGAACCCTTCCTGCGGCCCCTCCAGGACAGTCGGCACCGCGATCTGTACCGCACCGTGGAGGCCTGGATCGACGCCAACACCGATGCCCAGCGCACGGCCGCGCAGGTGGGTCTGAGCCGCAACACGGTCCGCGCCCATCTGCGCGCCGCCGAACGCCTCCTCAACCGCGACCTGCTGACCACCGGTTCGGGCATCCACGACCTCGTCCACGCCCTGCGCGTCACGACTGCGCACCGTGCACACCCCACGGACGAATCTGGCCACCGTGCACGGTGGTCCCCGAAGCACGCCGCCTCCTAA